One part of the Magallana gigas chromosome 5, xbMagGiga1.1, whole genome shotgun sequence genome encodes these proteins:
- the LOC117684028 gene encoding uncharacterized protein encodes MRKAVSKIMFDTQPYCDKPILEAINMVSKVVPKLSNVYIFTDSVPSAKNKESPDLEAKKLVMNFYLKETCSVPLVKSFRQKISHNIKKVSRQRRSAFSVPLSFSQIASSSGGKIYTGISSLNLLNIGSSLDPEVTIVKLDFPGGFGGFSTLSVPADSTITKLIIKIDGISVLPTSRIKDQNGNLLYAGANGQTNITESDFGTVTLMEIVNPTPGLYFIEKNINTYWKVEVRAVSELDFSAQLMISDANSYALTEIEGRPTVGENVTVIVTVSLPENVTSVSDLVLLNSKGTTLTNSKLQKYSGHKQGVYYCNVIIPPEDFQIAIDGEDGQATQFRRLHTELISPVLIKLDIHPFPNPLYTGRNFIIQYTVTNLGAGLTEILTSIRDSQQFAVSPFNKTHQLAAGANITDMFVLHGGATQGITTSVTITAEPLTSGNSNFQYSIFSLTTEDPSNKTPDTTPPDCNITKVIGSCSGVTQCDCNMTVVTTKLEIFDIGEGIKTISYGGSGGNGVNFTHKPFIAGLELSQ; translated from the exons ATGCGGAAAGCAGTATCTAAGATAATGTTTGATACTCAACCATACTGTGATAAGCCGATTCTAGAGGCAATTAACATGG TATCCAAAGTTGTTCCGAAACTCTCCAATGTATACATATTTACGGATTCTGTACCATCAGCGAAGAACAAAGAAAGTCCTGATTTGGAAGCTAAAAAACTTGTTATGAATTTCTATCTAAAGGAGACATGCAGTGTTCCTTTAGTCAAGTCTTTTAGACAGAAAATATCTCATAACATCaagaaag TGTCTCGTCAACGTCGGAGTGCCTTTTCGGTTCCTCTTAGCTTTTCACAAATCGCCAGCAGCTCAGGGGGTAAGATATACACAGGCATATCATCGCTTAATTTGCTTAATATT GGTTCCTCTTTGGACCCAGAGGTGACAATAGTGAAGCTTGACTTTCCCGGTGGCTTCGGTGGTTTTAGTACTTTGTCTGTACCGGCTGATTCAACGATTACAAAACTTATCATTAAAATTGATGGAATATCGGTTTTACCAACATCCAGAATTAAAGACCAAAATG GTAACCTTCTGTACGCCGGTGCCAATGGACAAACAAACATTACTGAATCCGATTTTGGGACCGTAACACTCATGGAAATAGTT AATCCTACACCGGgtctttatttcattgaaaaaaatataaatacctACTGGAAAGTGGAAGTACGAGCTGTGAGTGAACTCGACTTTAGCGCTCAACTTATGATATCGGACGCCAACAGCTATGCCCTGACGGAGATCGAGGGGAGACCAACCGtgg GGGAAAACGTCACTGTTATTGTGACTGTGAGTTTACCCGAAAATGTCACAAGCGTGTCGGACCTGGTGCTCTTGAATAGCAAAGGAACCACATTGACCAACAGTAAATTACAGAAGTACTCTGGACACAAACAGGGGGTGTACTACTGCAACGTCATAATCCCGCCAGAG GATTTTCAAATTGCTATTGATGGAGAGGATGGGCAAGCGACACAATTCAGACGACTTCATACTGAACTTATTTCCCCTGTGCTGATAAAACTAGATATACACCCGTTTCCAA ATCCTTTGTACACGGGGAGAAACTTCATAATTCAGTACACAGTCACAAACTTGGGGGCCGGTCTGACTGAAATACTGACAAGTATTAGGGACAGCCAACAGTTTGCCGTTAGTCCCTTCAATAAGACACACCAGCTGGCGGCAGGGGCCAACATCACGGACATGTTTGTGCTCCACGGGGGAGCGACCCAAGGGATAACCAC ATCGGTGACCATCACCGCTGAGCCACTGACGTCAGGGAATTCAAACTTCCAATACTCTATATTTTCTCTTACAACAGAAGACCCGAGTAACAAG ACTCCGGATACCACTCCACCGGACTGCAACATTACGAAGGTCATCGGAAGCTGCAGTGGTGTCACGCAATGTGACTGCAACATGACAGTGGTCACAACGAAACTAGAGATCTTTGACATAGGAGAGGGCATCAAGACGATTTCCTACGGAGGGTCGGGAGGAAACGGTGTCAATTTTACACACAAACCATTCATCGCAGGACTTGAATTAAGCCAATGA